The Ferrimicrobium sp. genome includes a region encoding these proteins:
- the pncB gene encoding nicotinate phosphoribosyltransferase, producing the protein MAEHTSLFTDRYELTMLEASLQSGIGTKRATFEIFGRGLGGRAYGVTAGTARVGTLLEGFTFDEADLDYLGRNSICSRETLDYLANFRFAGSIYAYPDGELYFPFSPVLRLEASFAEGLILETLLLSALNFDSAIATAASRMVLAARGRTLIEMGTRRTNENAGVVAARAAYIAGFAATSNLAAGQQYAIPTAGTMGHAIVLAHDSEAAAFRAQRTIAGEATTALVDTYDTLNGIRTAIDVFGPSLAAIRIDSGDPFATSIAARQLLDSLGATKTQILVSGDLDEAAIHRLHDAPIDGFGVGTKLVTGSGIPTAGFVYKLVSIERGGEPIAVAKQSEAKTSDGGAKAAYRRIRAQHAIDEFSIDPEATISSTSADALRPLQVPVIVNGEKVIDDDLERWRRLHQESLEELASCKDLLSATAPLLQCHYLGPGTVKV; encoded by the coding sequence ATGGCTGAACATACCTCTCTCTTCACGGATAGGTATGAGCTCACCATGCTCGAAGCATCGCTCCAGAGTGGGATCGGTACAAAGCGAGCGACCTTTGAGATTTTTGGACGTGGGCTAGGAGGGCGAGCCTATGGGGTCACCGCCGGCACCGCGCGAGTCGGCACGCTCCTCGAAGGGTTTACCTTTGACGAAGCTGATCTCGACTATCTCGGACGCAACTCCATCTGCTCCAGGGAGACGCTCGACTATCTAGCTAACTTCCGATTTGCGGGTTCAATCTACGCCTACCCTGATGGGGAGCTCTATTTCCCCTTCTCTCCCGTCTTGCGACTTGAGGCGAGCTTCGCCGAGGGACTGATACTCGAGACGCTCCTGCTCTCAGCGCTCAACTTCGACTCGGCCATCGCTACTGCGGCCTCACGAATGGTACTCGCCGCTCGCGGGAGAACATTGATCGAGATGGGGACTCGGCGCACCAATGAGAATGCTGGTGTCGTAGCGGCGAGAGCCGCCTACATTGCGGGTTTTGCAGCGACCTCCAACCTCGCCGCTGGGCAACAATACGCGATTCCAACGGCCGGTACCATGGGGCACGCAATCGTCCTCGCTCATGACAGTGAGGCAGCCGCCTTTCGCGCCCAACGAACCATTGCGGGAGAAGCGACAACAGCACTCGTCGATACGTACGATACTCTCAATGGCATCCGTACGGCTATCGATGTTTTCGGACCCTCACTTGCCGCTATTCGCATCGATTCAGGCGATCCCTTTGCTACCTCGATCGCCGCTCGACAGTTACTCGATAGCCTTGGGGCCACAAAGACACAGATCCTCGTCTCGGGAGATCTCGACGAGGCAGCGATCCACCGGCTACACGATGCCCCCATCGATGGCTTTGGCGTCGGCACCAAGCTTGTGACCGGTTCTGGCATCCCAACCGCGGGTTTTGTCTACAAGCTCGTCTCCATCGAGCGCGGAGGAGAACCGATTGCCGTCGCCAAACAGTCAGAGGCCAAGACCTCAGACGGCGGCGCCAAGGCCGCGTACCGACGTATACGTGCACAGCACGCTATCGACGAGTTCTCAATCGATCCCGAGGCCACAATCTCCTCAACGTCTGCGGATGCGTTGCGGCCGTTGCAGGTTCCAGTGATCGTCAACGGCGAGAAGGTTATCGATGACGATCTTGAACGCTGGCGACGACTCCATCAAGAGTCGCTCGAGGAGCTCGCATCCTGTAAAGATCTGCTCTCCGCCACAGCACCGCTGTTGCAATGCCACTATCTTGGCCCAGGAACGGTGAAGGTCTAA
- a CDS encoding prolipoprotein diacylglyceryl transferase — translation MRPIPVAFHIGPLVLHTYGFGLGITFWFAYWYLSRRFQHYGLSTKWLEKSFIWIIVMAVVGARTVHCIANISYYLAHPILVFAVWQGGLSSYGGIAGGLIVALYALHKYNPEISFRTAADVTAPVLLAAWAMGRLLGPQLMFAGGGHPTTAWYGMKYAGEVGYRIPVPIFQSIETIITFSIVLGLSRLYPQWKMPALSLAVTAYGIWSIGRFFDEYLWLAVPRVWDAVEVFALISLAGSIIVMLVLLSRRGKDTTVLAPPPQPLAAADAHG, via the coding sequence GTGCGACCGATACCTGTTGCTTTCCACATCGGGCCACTTGTGCTCCACACCTATGGTTTCGGCCTTGGTATCACGTTTTGGTTCGCCTACTGGTACTTGAGCCGCCGGTTTCAGCACTACGGCCTATCGACAAAGTGGTTGGAAAAGTCCTTCATATGGATCATCGTCATGGCCGTGGTAGGTGCGCGAACGGTACACTGCATCGCCAATATCAGCTACTATCTCGCTCACCCAATCCTGGTGTTCGCGGTCTGGCAGGGCGGTCTCTCCTCCTATGGGGGGATCGCAGGCGGTCTGATCGTCGCTCTGTATGCACTACACAAGTACAACCCGGAAATATCCTTTCGGACAGCTGCTGACGTAACAGCTCCGGTGTTGTTGGCCGCCTGGGCCATGGGCCGATTGCTCGGTCCTCAGCTCATGTTCGCAGGTGGTGGCCATCCGACCACCGCTTGGTACGGCATGAAGTATGCCGGAGAGGTCGGCTATCGGATACCGGTGCCTATTTTTCAGTCCATCGAAACGATCATCACGTTTTCGATCGTACTTGGGCTGTCCCGGCTCTACCCACAATGGAAGATGCCAGCACTTTCACTCGCGGTTACCGCCTACGGCATCTGGTCGATCGGACGCTTCTTTGATGAGTACCTTTGGCTTGCGGTACCCCGTGTGTGGGATGCGGTCGAGGTCTTCGCACTGATCAGTCTGGCGGGGTCGATCATCGTGATGCTCGTGTTGCTTTCCAGAAGAGGCAAGGACACCACGGTGCTCGCGCCACCACCACAACCCCTTGCAGCCGCGGATGCACATGGCTGA